Proteins encoded in a region of the Diospyros lotus cultivar Yz01 chromosome 9, ASM1463336v1, whole genome shotgun sequence genome:
- the LOC127810204 gene encoding WAT1-related protein At1g09380 isoform X3 encodes MALLDVEKKTRPRMTLPILFEMFLSSIFGATTNQVLYFVGLRNSTATVACALSNLLPAFTFILAVPFGLERVIIKSRPGQAKVLGTIVCVGGAILLSFYHGSPIFGQSSLHWRYAENLQGKGRSSSHANNFILGPFLLITSTISWAVWFIIQARMNDKFAAPYTTSALICFMASIECVIIGLFVKHDIAAWSLLKPPSIRLVSSLYAGVVSTALALCLMSWCIQRKGPLYVSVFSPLLLVIVAVFSWALLDEKLYVGTVVGSLLIVLGLYGVLWGKNREKNAANNAEDGEEVKDLELQFPNANGVVKNMDLQFSELSNGNGVKEELELKFSELSNGNLPATN; translated from the exons ATGGCTCTCCTGGATGTTGAAAA GAAAACGAGGCCTAGGATGACACTTCCCATTCTCTTTGAGATGTTCTTATCTTCCATTTTTGG GGCAACCACGAATCAAGTTCTTTACTTTGTGGGGCTACGAAATTCGACTGCAACAGTCGCCTGCGCCTTGTCGAACTTGCTGCCAGCCTTCACCTTCATACTCGCTGTTCCATTCGG GCTGGAAAGAGTGATAATCAAGAGTAGGCCAGGGCAAGCCAAGGTATTGGGGACAATTGTTTGTGTGGGCGGAGCCATATTACTGTCATTCTACCATGGAAGCCCAATTTTTGGACAATCAAGCCTTCACTGGAGATATGCAGAGAACCTGCAGGGAAAAGGGAGATCCAGCAGCCATGCCAACAACTTCATCTTAGGCCCCTTTCTACTCATAACCAGCACCATTTCTTGGGCAGTATGGTTCATCATCCAA GCGAGGATGAACGACAAGTTTGCAGCTCCTTACACAACCTCGGCGCTAATTTGCTTCATGGCCAGCATCGAGTGTGTGATAATTGGCCTCTTCGTGAAACATGACATAGCGGCATGGTCGCTCCTCAAGCCGCCCAGTATCAGACTTGTTTCCAGTCTCTATGCC GGTGTTGTGTCTACTGCACTAGCACTATGCCTCATGTCATGGTGTATCCAAAGGAAAGGTCCTCTCTATGTCTCAGTATTCAGTCCCTTGCTGCTCGTGATAGTGGCCGTCTTCAGCTGGGCACTGCTCGATGAAAAGTTATACGTGGGAAC TGTTGTAGGGTCTCTTCTGATTGTCTTGGGGCTCTATGGTGTTCTCTGGgggaagaacagagagaagaaTGCAGCAAACAACGCCGAGGATGGAGAGGAAGTGAAGGACTTGGAATTGCAGTTTCCCAATGCCAATGGAGTAGTGAAGAACATGGACTTGCAGTTTTCTGAGCTCTCAAATGGCAATGGAGTGAAGGAGGAGTTGGAATTGAAGTTTTCTGAGCTTTCGAATGGCAATTTGCCCGCGACAAACTAG
- the LOC127810205 gene encoding ABC transporter I family member 20, which translates to MAVKETSPNPTVEINDLSFTYPGIDGHPPPGSAPLIDGFSLTLHAGDRCLLVGSNGAGKTTILKILGGKHMVEPDMVRVLGRSAFHDTFLTSSGDLCYLGGEWRREVAFAGFEVPIQMDVSAEKMIFGVSGIDPQRRTELIKVLGIDLSWRMHRASDGQRRRVQICMGLLKPFKVLLLDEITVDLDVLARADLLKFLRKECEERGATIIYATHIFDGLEDWPSHIVYVAHGKLQLSMPMHKVNEISNLSLMRTVERWLRKERDEERKRRKERKANGLPEFEKHVEGSRVTGDPARAHVRAMNNGWAAGRLHSTIAGEENFVFSSNRVLRQ; encoded by the exons ATGGCGGTGAAAGAGACTTCTCCCAATCCGACGGTGGAGATCAACGATCTCAGTTTCACCTACCCCGGCATAGACGGCCATCCTCCGCCGGGCTCCGCCCCCCTCATCGACGGCTTCTCCCTCACTCTCCACGCCGGCGATCGCTGCCTCCTCGTCGGCTCCAATGGCGCCG GGAAAACGACGATTCTCAAGATTCTCGGAGGGAAGCACATGGTGGAGCCTGACATGGTTCGCGTGCTTGGGAGATCGGCGTTTCACGACACGTTTTTGACGTCTTCCGGTGATCTCTGTTACCTCGGTGGAGAG TGGAGGCGAGAGGTTGCTTTTGCTGGCTTTGAGGTGCCAATACAAATGGATGTTTCTGCTGAGAAGATGATTTTTGGGGTTTCTGGAATTGATCCTCAGAGAAGAACTGAACTCATTAAG GTGTTAGGTATTGATCTATCATGGAGAATGCACAGAGCATCTGATGGTCAAAGAAGACGTGTGCAGATCTGCATGGGTCTCTTAAAGCCATTCAAG GTGCTTCTTCTCGATGAGATTACAGTGGACCTTGATGTGCTTGCAAGGGCCGACCTGCTCAAGTTTCTTAGAAAGGAATGTGAAGAGCGAGGTGCTACAATTATATATGCAACACATATCTTTGATGGTCTTGAGGATTGGCCATCACATATT GTTTATGTTGCTCATGGGAAATTGCAACTATCAATGCCAATGCATAAAGTTAATGAGATCAGCAATTTGTCACTTATG AGAACAGTGGAGCGCTGGCTGCGGAAAGAAAGAGAcgaggagaggaagagaaggaaagaaaggaaggcAAACGGTCTTCCGGAATTTGAAAAGCATGTCGAGGGCAGCCGTGTGACTGGGGATCCAGCCCGTGCGCACGTCCGTGCAATGAACAATGGGTGGGCTGCAGGAAGGCTGCATTCCACCATTGCTGGTGAAGAGAATTTCGTGTTCAGCTCAAACAGGGTTCTCAGACAATAA
- the LOC127810204 gene encoding WAT1-related protein At1g09380 isoform X1, giving the protein MLKRAMAVGGGSFLPFLTMVLVQLGYAGMNILSKLAMDSGMNPLVHVAYRQIFAAIILAPLAFFLERKTRPRMTLPILFEMFLSSIFGATTNQVLYFVGLRNSTATVACALSNLLPAFTFILAVPFGLERVIIKSRPGQAKVLGTIVCVGGAILLSFYHGSPIFGQSSLHWRYAENLQGKGRSSSHANNFILGPFLLITSTISWAVWFIIQARMNDKFAAPYTTSALICFMASIECVIIGLFVKHDIAAWSLLKPPSIRLVSSLYAGVVSTALALCLMSWCIQRKGPLYVSVFSPLLLVIVAVFSWALLDEKLYVGTVVGSLLIVLGLYGVLWGKNREKNAANNAEDGEEVKDLELQFPNANGVVKNMDLQFSELSNGNGVKEELELKFSELSNGNLPATN; this is encoded by the exons ATGTTGAAAA GAGCCATGGCCGTCGGCGGTGGCAGCTTCTTGCCATTCTTGACCATGGTTCTTGTGCAGTTGGGCTATGCCGGCATGAACATTCTCTCCAAACTCGCCATGGATTCCGGCATGAACCCTCTCGTCCACGTCGCTTATCGCCAAATCTTCGCCGCCATTATTCTTGCTCCCTTGGCTTTCTTCCTAGAAAG GAAAACGAGGCCTAGGATGACACTTCCCATTCTCTTTGAGATGTTCTTATCTTCCATTTTTGG GGCAACCACGAATCAAGTTCTTTACTTTGTGGGGCTACGAAATTCGACTGCAACAGTCGCCTGCGCCTTGTCGAACTTGCTGCCAGCCTTCACCTTCATACTCGCTGTTCCATTCGG GCTGGAAAGAGTGATAATCAAGAGTAGGCCAGGGCAAGCCAAGGTATTGGGGACAATTGTTTGTGTGGGCGGAGCCATATTACTGTCATTCTACCATGGAAGCCCAATTTTTGGACAATCAAGCCTTCACTGGAGATATGCAGAGAACCTGCAGGGAAAAGGGAGATCCAGCAGCCATGCCAACAACTTCATCTTAGGCCCCTTTCTACTCATAACCAGCACCATTTCTTGGGCAGTATGGTTCATCATCCAA GCGAGGATGAACGACAAGTTTGCAGCTCCTTACACAACCTCGGCGCTAATTTGCTTCATGGCCAGCATCGAGTGTGTGATAATTGGCCTCTTCGTGAAACATGACATAGCGGCATGGTCGCTCCTCAAGCCGCCCAGTATCAGACTTGTTTCCAGTCTCTATGCC GGTGTTGTGTCTACTGCACTAGCACTATGCCTCATGTCATGGTGTATCCAAAGGAAAGGTCCTCTCTATGTCTCAGTATTCAGTCCCTTGCTGCTCGTGATAGTGGCCGTCTTCAGCTGGGCACTGCTCGATGAAAAGTTATACGTGGGAAC TGTTGTAGGGTCTCTTCTGATTGTCTTGGGGCTCTATGGTGTTCTCTGGgggaagaacagagagaagaaTGCAGCAAACAACGCCGAGGATGGAGAGGAAGTGAAGGACTTGGAATTGCAGTTTCCCAATGCCAATGGAGTAGTGAAGAACATGGACTTGCAGTTTTCTGAGCTCTCAAATGGCAATGGAGTGAAGGAGGAGTTGGAATTGAAGTTTTCTGAGCTTTCGAATGGCAATTTGCCCGCGACAAACTAG
- the LOC127810204 gene encoding WAT1-related protein At1g09380 isoform X2 yields MAVGGGSFLPFLTMVLVQLGYAGMNILSKLAMDSGMNPLVHVAYRQIFAAIILAPLAFFLERKTRPRMTLPILFEMFLSSIFGATTNQVLYFVGLRNSTATVACALSNLLPAFTFILAVPFGLERVIIKSRPGQAKVLGTIVCVGGAILLSFYHGSPIFGQSSLHWRYAENLQGKGRSSSHANNFILGPFLLITSTISWAVWFIIQARMNDKFAAPYTTSALICFMASIECVIIGLFVKHDIAAWSLLKPPSIRLVSSLYAGVVSTALALCLMSWCIQRKGPLYVSVFSPLLLVIVAVFSWALLDEKLYVGTVVGSLLIVLGLYGVLWGKNREKNAANNAEDGEEVKDLELQFPNANGVVKNMDLQFSELSNGNGVKEELELKFSELSNGNLPATN; encoded by the exons ATGGCCGTCGGCGGTGGCAGCTTCTTGCCATTCTTGACCATGGTTCTTGTGCAGTTGGGCTATGCCGGCATGAACATTCTCTCCAAACTCGCCATGGATTCCGGCATGAACCCTCTCGTCCACGTCGCTTATCGCCAAATCTTCGCCGCCATTATTCTTGCTCCCTTGGCTTTCTTCCTAGAAAG GAAAACGAGGCCTAGGATGACACTTCCCATTCTCTTTGAGATGTTCTTATCTTCCATTTTTGG GGCAACCACGAATCAAGTTCTTTACTTTGTGGGGCTACGAAATTCGACTGCAACAGTCGCCTGCGCCTTGTCGAACTTGCTGCCAGCCTTCACCTTCATACTCGCTGTTCCATTCGG GCTGGAAAGAGTGATAATCAAGAGTAGGCCAGGGCAAGCCAAGGTATTGGGGACAATTGTTTGTGTGGGCGGAGCCATATTACTGTCATTCTACCATGGAAGCCCAATTTTTGGACAATCAAGCCTTCACTGGAGATATGCAGAGAACCTGCAGGGAAAAGGGAGATCCAGCAGCCATGCCAACAACTTCATCTTAGGCCCCTTTCTACTCATAACCAGCACCATTTCTTGGGCAGTATGGTTCATCATCCAA GCGAGGATGAACGACAAGTTTGCAGCTCCTTACACAACCTCGGCGCTAATTTGCTTCATGGCCAGCATCGAGTGTGTGATAATTGGCCTCTTCGTGAAACATGACATAGCGGCATGGTCGCTCCTCAAGCCGCCCAGTATCAGACTTGTTTCCAGTCTCTATGCC GGTGTTGTGTCTACTGCACTAGCACTATGCCTCATGTCATGGTGTATCCAAAGGAAAGGTCCTCTCTATGTCTCAGTATTCAGTCCCTTGCTGCTCGTGATAGTGGCCGTCTTCAGCTGGGCACTGCTCGATGAAAAGTTATACGTGGGAAC TGTTGTAGGGTCTCTTCTGATTGTCTTGGGGCTCTATGGTGTTCTCTGGgggaagaacagagagaagaaTGCAGCAAACAACGCCGAGGATGGAGAGGAAGTGAAGGACTTGGAATTGCAGTTTCCCAATGCCAATGGAGTAGTGAAGAACATGGACTTGCAGTTTTCTGAGCTCTCAAATGGCAATGGAGTGAAGGAGGAGTTGGAATTGAAGTTTTCTGAGCTTTCGAATGGCAATTTGCCCGCGACAAACTAG
- the LOC127810202 gene encoding pentatricopeptide repeat-containing protein At1g56690, mitochondrial, which yields MLFQLIRKRTFCTTGPVSANSRISWYARLGQIENARTVFDEIPFKSVASWNSIVAGYFQNKQPREARRLFDSMLERNTVSWNGLLSGYVKNRMVKEARKVFDEMPERNVVSWTAMVRGYVEEGLISEAESLFWQMPEKNVVSWTVMLGGLIQVGRVDEARRLFDMMPVKDVVARTNMIGGYCQEGRMVEARELFDGMPRRNVISWTTMVSGYAQNQQVDVARKLFEVMPEKNEVSWTAMLMGYTHCGRIEEASELFDAIPVKSVIACNAMILGFGQNGEVFKARKIFDRMRERDDGTWSAMIKVYERKGFELEALNLFSLMQRKGVRANFPCLVSILSVCATLASLDHGRQVHAQLFRSQFDSDVYVSSVLITMYIKCGDLVKAEQVFDKFPHKDTVMWNAMITGYAQHGLGEEALKVFNEMHTSGIAGDDVTFIGVLSACSYTGKVQEGLEIFESLETKYLVDPKSEHYACVVDLLGRAGRLNEAMNLIEKMPVEPDAIVWGSLMGSCRTHMNMDLAEVAAKKLLQLEPRNAGPYILLSNLYASRGRWADVAELRKCMRSRKVSKKPGCSWIEVEKKVHMFTGGESMPHPEHSMIMRMLEKLGGLLREAGYSPDATFVLHDLDEEEKVHSLGHHSEKLAVAYGLIKVHKGMPIRVMKNLRVCGDCHSAIKLIAKVTGREIILRDANRFHHFKDGSCSCRDYW from the coding sequence ATGCTGTTTCAGTTAATCCGGAAACGAACATTCTGCACGACCGGTCCCGTTTCTGCTAATTCTCGGATTTCTTGGTACGCCCGTCTGGGGCAAATTGAGAATGCTCGGACGGTTTTCGATGAAATTCCCTTCAAGAGTGTTGCTTCCTGGAACTCTATAGTTGCTGGGTACTTCCAGAACAAGCAACCCCGTGAAGCTCGGCGGCTGTTTGATAGCATGCTGGAGCGAAACACCGTTTCTTGGAACGGTTTACTCTCTGGGTATGTCAAGAATAGAATGGTGAAGGAAGCTCGGAAGGTGTTTGATGAAATGCCCGAAAGAAATGTTGTTTCTTGGACTGCTATGGTCAGAGGGTATGTGGAGGAGGGGTTGATCTCTGAGGCGGAATCGCTTTTCTGGCAGATGCCAGAGAAGAATGTTGTGTCGTGGACTGTGATGTTGGGCGGTTTGATTCAAGTTGGTAGGGTTGATGAGGCTCGCAGGCTATTTGACATGATGCCGGTGAAGGATGTGGTTGCTAGGACGAATATGATAGGTGGATACTGTCAGGAAGGTCGTATGGTTGAAGCCCGTGAGCTTTTTGATGGCATGCCCCGCCGTAATGTGATTTCCTGGACTACTATGGTTTCTGGTTATGCACAAAATCAACAGGTGGATGTGGCTAGGAAGCTTTTTGAGGTGATGCCAGAGAAGAATGAGGTCTCCTGGACGGCAATGCTGATGGGTTACACTCATTGTGGAAGGATTGAGGAGGCATCTGAGCTTTTCGATGCAATTCCTGTGAAGTCTGTCATTGCTTGCAATGCGATGATACTTGGATTTGGCCAAAACGGGGAGGTTTTCAAAGCGAGGAAAATATTTGATCGAATGAGGGAGAGGGATGATGGGACTTGGAGTGCAATGATAAAGGTTTATGAACGTAAAGGGTTTGAATTGGAAGCACTTAATTTGTTTTCCCTCATGCAAAGAAAAGGAGTTCGAGCTAATTTCCCTTGCCTAGTTAGTATTCTGTCTGTTTGTGCTACCTTGGCTAGCCTTGATCATGGTAGACAGGTGCATGCGCAGTTGTTTAGGTCCCAATTTGATTCTGATGTGTATGTTTCCTCAGTTTTGATCACTATGTACATTAAATGTGGTGATCTGGTTAAGGCAGAACAGGTCTTTGACAAATTTCCTCATAAGGATACTGTTATGTGGAATGCCATGATTACAGGTTATGCGCAACATGGTTTAGGAGAAGAAGCCTTAAAGGTATTCAATGAAATGCACACTTCAGGCATCGCAGGAGATGATGTTACTTTTATTGGAGTTCTCTCAGCTTGTAGCTACACGGGGAAGGTTCAGGAAGgacttgaaatttttgaatctCTGGAAACCAAGTATCTGGTGGACCCAAAAAGTGAACATTATGCTTGTGTTGTTGATCTGCTAGGTCGAGCTGGTCGTTTAAACGAGGCaatgaatttaattgaaaaaatgcCTGTTGAACCAGATGCTATTGTTTGGGGTTCCTTAATGGGTTCGTGTAGGACACACATGAACATGGATTTGGCTGAAGTTGCAGCCAAAAAACTTTTACAGCTTGAGCCTAGAAATGCTGGGCCCTATATCTTGCTATCAAACTTATATGCATCAAGAGGTAGATGGGCTGATGTTGCAGAGTTGAGGAAATGCATGAGGTCGAGGAAGGTGAGCAAGAAACCTGGTTGTAGCTGGATTGAAGTGGAGAAGAAAGTGCATATGTTTACTGGAGGAGAAAGCATGCCCCACCCTGAGCATTCGATGATCATGAGGATGTTGGAGAAACTAGGTGGCTTGTTAAGAGAAGCTGGGTATTCTCCTGATGCTACCTTTGTGCTTCATGATctagatgaagaagaaaaggtgCATAGCTTGGGGCATCATAGTGAGAAACTTGCTGTGGCATATGGACTTATAAAGGTCCACAAAGGAATGCCTATTCGGGTAATGAAGAACCTTCGAGTTTGTGGGGATTGCCACTCTGCAATCAAATTAATAGCAAAGGTCACTGGTCGAGAAATCATATTGAGGGATGCTAACAGATTCCATCACTTCAAGGATGGCTCATGTTCATGCAGGGACTATTGGTGA